Proteins found in one Synechococcus sp. LA31 genomic segment:
- a CDS encoding helix-turn-helix transcriptional regulator: MVDQSCVPAHVSVALAPLTADHARLMLKALAEPIRLQLIEVLGGGERCVCELTSELSMAQSKLSFHLKVLKEAGLLNAREDGRWVYYSLEPKALEALRAWLGGLASRCTIPAAPCC, translated from the coding sequence ATGGTTGATCAGTCATGTGTTCCAGCTCACGTGTCCGTCGCCCTCGCGCCGCTCACGGCAGACCATGCGCGCTTGATGTTGAAGGCATTGGCCGAGCCGATCCGGCTCCAATTGATCGAGGTGCTTGGCGGCGGAGAGCGTTGTGTGTGTGAGCTCACTTCCGAGCTGTCCATGGCGCAGTCGAAGTTGTCGTTTCACCTCAAGGTGCTGAAGGAGGCTGGCCTGCTCAACGCCCGCGAAGATGGCCGCTGGGTTTACTACAGCCTTGAGCCCAAAGCCCTGGAGGCCTTGCGGGCTTGGCTAGGAGGGTTGGCCTCCCGTTGCACGATCCCTGCTGCGCCCTGTTGTTGA
- a CDS encoding PstS family phosphate ABC transporter substrate-binding protein, producing the protein MIARRFGPIAALVLAPLLVVGQANAQSNNQPSSTILISGSSTVYPFSQAAIKAYAPRTRKGVSFAAKPIGSSAGLRQFCGKSIVIAAASRPINSKEIASCKANGVSFLELPIAFDAITVVVNPANSFAKSISTAQLRTLWSKAAQGNVMRWNQVNPSWPNRPIRLCGPGKDSGTYDTFNKAINGSETNSRQDYTASEDDNVLVKCVASDPNALGYFGFDYYQANRQSLRALAVSGLRGSVIPSVSAVQGSRYLPLSRPLFFYVNDQALKSNQALRSMIVATLEQGVKVSQKAGVIPLQDSTYRLVLNKLYRNVLGSAFGGNLPIGLTVGQVLERSFDEHKRPQFR; encoded by the coding sequence GTGATCGCCCGTCGCTTTGGCCCGATTGCTGCGCTCGTCCTTGCGCCCCTGCTCGTTGTTGGACAAGCTAACGCTCAGAGCAACAATCAACCCAGCAGCACGATCCTGATTTCGGGCTCAAGCACCGTTTATCCATTCAGCCAGGCGGCCATTAAGGCCTATGCCCCCCGAACCCGGAAGGGGGTGAGCTTCGCCGCAAAACCTATTGGCAGCAGTGCCGGCTTGCGCCAGTTCTGTGGCAAAAGCATTGTGATCGCTGCAGCATCCAGACCGATCAACAGCAAGGAGATCGCCAGCTGCAAAGCCAATGGGGTGAGCTTTCTCGAGCTGCCCATTGCTTTTGATGCGATCACGGTGGTGGTGAACCCAGCCAACAGCTTTGCCAAGAGCATCAGCACCGCACAGCTGCGAACGCTTTGGAGCAAGGCCGCTCAAGGCAACGTGATGCGCTGGAACCAGGTGAATCCAAGCTGGCCCAACAGGCCGATCCGGCTGTGCGGGCCAGGCAAGGATTCAGGCACCTACGACACCTTCAACAAGGCCATCAACGGCAGCGAGACCAATTCCAGGCAGGACTACACCGCCAGCGAAGACGACAATGTGCTGGTGAAGTGTGTCGCCAGCGATCCCAATGCCTTGGGCTACTTCGGTTTCGACTACTACCAAGCCAACCGTCAATCGCTACGGGCGCTAGCCGTGAGTGGCTTGCGCGGCAGCGTGATCCCAAGCGTGAGTGCCGTACAGGGCTCTCGCTACTTACCCCTGTCACGGCCTCTGTTTTTCTATGTGAATGACCAAGCCCTCAAAAGCAATCAGGCGCTGCGCTCAATGATCGTGGCCACCCTTGAGCAGGGTGTGAAGGTGTCGCAAAAAGCCGGTGTGATTCCTCTTCAGGATTCCACGTATCGGTTGGTGCTGAACAAGCTTTATCGCAATGTGCTCGGCAGCGCCTTTGGCGGCAACCTACCGATCGGGCTCACGGTTGGCCAAGTGCTGGAACGCAGCTTTGATGAACACAAGCGACCTCAATTCCGCTAG
- a CDS encoding ArsJ-associated glyceraldehyde-3-phosphate dehydrogenase, whose product MKIGINGFGRIGRLVFRALWGRPGIELVHVNDNGGDAATAAHLLAFDSVHGRWHEQVQANTHGFLVGNRPVSTSCESDPTAVPWKKAGVELVLECSGKIKTPDTLQPYFDVVGVNRVLVACPVKGSIAGAEALNIVYGVNHHLYDPNQHRLITAASCTTNCLAPVVKVVHENFGIRHGSITTLHDVTNTQVVVDGFKSDLRRARSCMQSLIPTTTGSAKAIGMIFPELQGKLNGHAVRVPLLNASLTDAVFELEQTVSAEEVNAAFETAAGGDLRGILGYETRPLVSVDYVNDNRSAVVDALSTMVVNGTQLKVYAWYDNEWGYSSRMADLACHIAQLDAR is encoded by the coding sequence ATGAAAATCGGCATCAATGGCTTTGGCCGCATCGGCCGCCTGGTGTTTCGGGCCCTGTGGGGCAGGCCCGGCATTGAGCTGGTGCACGTGAACGACAACGGTGGCGATGCAGCCACCGCTGCACACCTTCTGGCCTTCGATTCCGTGCATGGGCGCTGGCACGAGCAGGTGCAGGCCAACACGCATGGCTTCCTGGTGGGTAACCGGCCAGTCAGCACAAGCTGTGAAAGCGATCCAACGGCGGTGCCTTGGAAGAAAGCAGGGGTGGAGCTCGTGCTCGAGTGCAGCGGCAAGATCAAAACCCCGGACACACTTCAGCCCTATTTCGATGTGGTGGGGGTGAACCGGGTGCTTGTGGCCTGCCCGGTGAAAGGAAGCATCGCCGGCGCAGAAGCACTCAACATTGTTTATGGCGTGAACCATCACCTTTACGACCCCAATCAGCACCGGCTGATCACGGCCGCCTCGTGCACCACCAACTGCCTGGCACCGGTGGTGAAGGTGGTGCATGAAAACTTCGGCATCCGGCACGGCTCCATCACCACCCTGCACGATGTCACCAACACCCAGGTGGTGGTAGATGGCTTCAAGAGCGATCTACGCCGGGCGCGCTCCTGCATGCAGAGCCTGATCCCCACCACCACGGGATCAGCCAAAGCGATCGGGATGATCTTCCCCGAACTGCAGGGCAAGCTCAACGGCCATGCGGTGCGGGTGCCGCTGCTCAATGCCTCCCTCACCGATGCGGTGTTTGAACTGGAGCAAACGGTGAGCGCAGAGGAGGTGAATGCAGCCTTTGAAACCGCTGCTGGCGGAGATCTGCGGGGGATCCTCGGCTACGAAACCCGGCCGCTGGTGTCGGTGGATTATGTGAACGACAACCGCAGTGCAGTTGTCGATGCCCTGTCCACGATGGTGGTGAATGGCACGCAGCTCAAGGTCTACGCCTGGTACGACAACGAGTGGGGCTACAGCTCCCGCATGGCCGATCTTGCCTGCCATATCGCTCAGCTGGATGCCCGCTGA
- the pstS gene encoding phosphate ABC transporter substrate-binding protein PstS, whose protein sequence is MSFAKKVLSIGVLSTLGVAAAASAQSVINGAGASFPAPFYQRAFAGAASKGVKVNYQSVGSGAGVRQYVAGTVDFGATDEPIKASEAAKVSRGVVQFPAVGGTIAIAYNKSDCKGLKLSQKQAVDIFLGKIKTWDQLKCGKGPITVAHRSDGSGTTFAFTNSLSAFSPEWKSKVGEGKSVKWPVGVGGKGNEGVAGVLNNTPGAIGYVNQSYVKGKLQAAALQNKAGKYVLPTEASGAAALNNIKLNAQLAGEDPNPAGAASYPISTLTWILAYQKGNGAKAGKIREAMLYLLGPAQSQASGLGYVPLKGDILNRAKAAVAKIGS, encoded by the coding sequence ATGTCCTTCGCGAAGAAGGTTCTCTCCATTGGTGTTCTTTCCACGCTGGGTGTTGCTGCTGCAGCCTCAGCACAAAGTGTGATCAATGGCGCCGGTGCATCCTTCCCGGCCCCCTTCTACCAGCGCGCTTTCGCCGGTGCCGCCTCCAAGGGCGTCAAAGTGAACTATCAGTCGGTGGGATCCGGCGCTGGCGTCCGTCAGTACGTGGCCGGCACTGTGGATTTCGGTGCCACTGATGAGCCGATCAAAGCGTCTGAAGCCGCCAAGGTGAGCCGTGGTGTGGTGCAGTTCCCTGCGGTGGGCGGCACCATCGCCATCGCTTACAACAAGTCTGATTGCAAAGGTCTCAAGCTGAGCCAGAAGCAGGCTGTTGATATCTTCCTGGGCAAGATCAAAACCTGGGATCAGCTCAAGTGCGGCAAAGGCCCCATCACCGTGGCGCATCGTTCTGACGGTTCTGGCACCACCTTCGCCTTCACCAACTCCCTGAGCGCGTTCTCCCCTGAGTGGAAGAGCAAGGTGGGCGAGGGCAAGAGTGTGAAGTGGCCTGTCGGTGTGGGCGGCAAGGGTAATGAGGGTGTCGCTGGTGTTCTCAACAACACCCCTGGTGCCATCGGCTACGTGAACCAGAGCTATGTGAAGGGCAAGCTGCAGGCCGCAGCTCTGCAAAACAAAGCCGGCAAGTACGTGCTTCCCACTGAGGCCAGCGGTGCTGCCGCGCTGAACAACATCAAGCTGAATGCCCAACTCGCGGGTGAGGATCCCAATCCCGCCGGTGCAGCCAGCTATCCCATCTCCACCCTCACCTGGATCCTGGCCTACCAGAAGGGCAACGGAGCCAAAGCCGGCAAGATCCGTGAAGCCATGCTTTACCTGCTTGGCCCCGCTCAAAGCCAAGCCAGTGGCCTGGGCTATGTGCCGCTGAAGGGAGACATCTTGAACCGTGCCAAGGCTGCGGTGGCCAAGATCGGTTCCTGA
- the pstA gene encoding phosphate ABC transporter permease PstA — protein MALSATPAPGSTSLGRSLHFRASLPRNRWNSFFSLLAAFFAVIAVIPLVLVLAYVLIKGGSLISAQLLTDLPPPPGLDGGGIGNAILGTVVVTLIASLVAIPVGVGGGIYLAEYSRSGWFAQFVRFGTNVLAGVPSIICGVFIYGLVVSTRIFFGQSYSAMAGGIALSVLMLPTVIKTTDEALKLVPQELRWGAIGIGASRFVTITRITLPAAFTPIATGVVLGIARAAGETAPLIFTALFSPFWPEGVFNPIATMSVLIFNFAIMPYEAQNALAWAASFVLVVMILGANLFARWVGRFTRA, from the coding sequence ATGGCACTCTCCGCAACTCCCGCTCCTGGGTCCACCAGCCTCGGCCGCTCTCTCCACTTCCGCGCCTCTTTGCCCCGCAACCGCTGGAACAGCTTCTTCAGCTTGTTGGCTGCTTTCTTCGCCGTGATAGCGGTGATCCCTCTGGTGCTTGTGTTGGCCTATGTGCTCATTAAGGGTGGCTCTCTGATTAGTGCCCAGCTGCTCACCGATCTGCCGCCTCCTCCCGGTCTCGATGGCGGCGGCATTGGCAATGCCATCCTCGGCACTGTTGTGGTCACCCTGATTGCCAGCCTTGTGGCGATCCCCGTTGGAGTGGGTGGCGGCATTTACTTGGCTGAATATTCAAGGTCGGGCTGGTTCGCCCAGTTCGTGCGTTTCGGCACGAACGTGTTGGCTGGTGTGCCATCGATCATTTGTGGCGTGTTCATCTACGGCCTGGTGGTGAGCACCCGCATCTTTTTTGGTCAGAGTTACAGCGCTATGGCCGGCGGAATTGCTCTGTCGGTCCTGATGCTGCCCACGGTGATCAAAACCACGGATGAGGCGCTCAAGCTTGTGCCTCAAGAGTTGCGTTGGGGCGCTATCGGGATCGGTGCCTCCAGATTTGTCACGATCACGCGCATCACCCTGCCCGCTGCCTTCACTCCCATTGCGACCGGTGTCGTGCTCGGTATCGCCCGAGCTGCTGGTGAAACGGCGCCACTGATTTTCACCGCCTTGTTTTCACCCTTCTGGCCTGAGGGAGTGTTCAACCCGATCGCCACCATGTCGGTGCTGATCTTTAACTTCGCGATCATGCCTTACGAAGCTCAGAACGCTCTGGCATGGGCGGCTTCGTTTGTGCTGGTGGTGATGATCCTGGGCGCCAACCTCTTTGCACGTTGGGTGGGACGTTTTACCCGCGCCTGA
- a CDS encoding winged helix-turn-helix domain-containing protein, giving the protein MAAAAQPALIRLVADDPSWRDQLHLALEQEGFRVEQQPVPQQLRQLLSDAPKDKRPSLWVLHLPSDRHDLEATLAFIKGFNRRDPLTPLLLLADAASADERAKLLDGGADDVLARPCGLPECVARCRAILRRLKRMEQISRAAETGSVLRAGRIELFRDQCRVVNDGNEVSLTPREYRLLECFMLQPGRALSRDQLIEQVWGPDYGGNNKSVDVHVLWLRRKLDQPGKPSMFVTVRGIGYRFAAPDR; this is encoded by the coding sequence ATGGCTGCCGCCGCTCAGCCTGCGTTAATCCGGCTTGTTGCCGATGATCCCTCTTGGCGGGATCAGCTTCATCTCGCCTTGGAGCAGGAAGGATTTCGTGTGGAGCAGCAGCCGGTGCCCCAGCAGCTGAGGCAATTGCTCAGCGATGCACCCAAAGACAAGCGTCCCTCGCTGTGGGTTTTGCATCTTCCTAGTGATCGCCATGATCTTGAAGCCACATTGGCTTTCATCAAGGGCTTCAATCGCCGTGATCCACTCACGCCGCTGCTGCTCCTTGCTGATGCGGCCAGTGCAGACGAACGCGCCAAGCTGCTGGATGGTGGTGCCGATGATGTTCTGGCCCGTCCCTGCGGCCTCCCTGAATGCGTGGCTCGCTGCCGGGCGATCCTGCGGCGGTTGAAGCGCATGGAGCAGATCTCGCGCGCCGCCGAGACTGGTTCTGTGCTGCGGGCCGGGCGGATTGAGCTCTTTCGCGATCAGTGCCGTGTTGTTAACGATGGCAATGAGGTCTCGCTCACTCCCAGGGAATACCGATTGCTGGAATGTTTCATGCTTCAACCGGGCCGAGCCCTAAGCCGTGATCAGCTGATCGAGCAGGTGTGGGGGCCTGATTATGGCGGCAACAACAAAAGTGTGGATGTGCATGTGCTCTGGTTGCGCCGCAAGCTGGATCAACCAGGGAAGCCCTCGATGTTCGTTACTGTTCGCGGTATTGGCTATCGCTTTGCGGCTCCTGATCGCTGA
- the pstC gene encoding phosphate ABC transporter permease subunit PstC — protein MAASESTDLFELRRRPPQEKLVDQGFRQLSIVLASLVGLVLLGILLTVLSGSREAMARFGLRFLVISDWDPAGDTYGAFTAIYGTIVTSILALVIAVPLGVGTAIFITENLIPLRVRQVLGIMVELLAAIPSVVLGLWAIFVMEPFIRPGLDVLHQFLGWLPFFSTVPLGPGMAPAILILVVMILPIITAISRDSLQQVPPELRQAAYGVGTTRWGAILQVMLPAAVSGITGGVMLALGRAMGETMAVTMIIGNSNNFSWSLLAPGNTISSMLANQFGEADGFQVSALMYAAFVLMLLTLLVNVLAQWIVRRLSLKYS, from the coding sequence ATGGCGGCCTCTGAATCAACAGATTTATTTGAGCTGAGGCGGCGACCCCCTCAGGAAAAGCTGGTGGATCAGGGCTTCCGCCAGCTCTCCATCGTTTTGGCTTCGCTTGTGGGCCTGGTGCTGCTCGGCATCCTGCTCACCGTGTTGTCTGGATCGCGTGAGGCGATGGCCCGTTTCGGCCTCCGCTTTTTGGTGATTTCCGACTGGGATCCAGCCGGCGATACCTACGGAGCTTTCACAGCCATCTACGGCACGATCGTCACGTCGATTCTTGCCCTGGTGATCGCGGTGCCCCTCGGTGTGGGTACGGCCATCTTCATCACCGAAAACCTGATTCCCCTTCGGGTGCGTCAGGTGCTCGGAATCATGGTGGAGCTGCTGGCGGCCATACCTTCTGTGGTCCTGGGCCTGTGGGCCATCTTCGTGATGGAGCCCTTTATTCGGCCCGGTCTGGATGTGTTGCATCAGTTCCTCGGCTGGCTGCCGTTCTTCTCCACGGTGCCGTTGGGGCCAGGCATGGCACCAGCCATCTTGATCTTGGTGGTGATGATCCTGCCGATCATCACGGCCATCTCCCGGGATTCGCTGCAGCAGGTGCCCCCCGAGCTGCGCCAGGCCGCCTATGGCGTTGGCACCACCCGTTGGGGCGCGATTCTTCAGGTGATGTTGCCGGCGGCCGTTTCAGGAATCACCGGTGGTGTGATGTTGGCTCTGGGCCGTGCCATGGGAGAAACCATGGCTGTCACAATGATTATCGGCAACTCCAACAACTTCAGTTGGAGCCTGTTGGCACCGGGCAACACCATCTCATCGATGTTGGCCAACCAGTTCGGCGAGGCCGATGGTTTTCAGGTATCGGCGTTGATGTATGCGGCCTTTGTGCTGATGCTGCTCACCTTGCTCGTGAATGTGTTGGCGCAGTGGATCGTGCGCCGCCTGAGCCTCAAATACAGCTGA